In the Silene latifolia isolate original U9 population chromosome 1, ASM4854445v1, whole genome shotgun sequence genome, tacacttACCTGAACAAGGCCTGGCCTAAGGATCCATTCCCTCTTCCACATATTGATGTCATGGTATATGCGACGGCATGACATGAGATGCTCACGTTCATGGACACTTTAAGTGGATTTAACTAGATAAAGATGTACCCTTCTGATCAGgaaagtactgcattcattactgatcggggcatatactgttacactgccatgccatTCGGTCTAAAGAATgtaggggcaacgtaccagcggcTAGTTAACATGATGTTCAAGGAGCAGATTGGGGAcatcatggaagtctatatagatgactTGGTAGTAAAATCCAAGGATGCCCAAGAACATGTGAAGTATTTGGAAATAGCATTTCAGATCCTGGAGAAATACAATATGAAGGCTGAAGTTCAACCTTGCCAAATGCCACTTTGTAGTTTCTGCAGGAAAGTTCTTAGgctacatggtgaccaaaagacgCACATAAGTCAGCcatgaacagatcaaagctatatTGAAATTACAATCACCCAAATCTGTCAAGGACATTCAGAAATTGACAAGCATGGTAGCTGCCCTGAACAGGTTTATATCCAGGTCATCTGAAAGGTGTAAAAATTTTTACAACCTACTCAGAAAAAACAAACAGTTTAAGTGGACCCCTGAACATGAGGAAGCCTTTCAGGACCTAAAACTATACCTTTCTTCTCCACCTTTGTTGGCCAAGCCAGAAAAGGGAGAGCCTTTATCAGTATATCTTTCCGTTACTGATACGGCAGTAAGTGCAGTTTTGGAAAAGAAACTAGAAGGCCAGCAACATCctatctattatgtaagtaaaagtctactagatgctgaaatgaggtatggtTACTTGAAAAGTATGTTTTAACTTTGATCATGTCATGTGGTAAGTTACAACCTTATTTTGGAAGTCACCCCATAATAATCAGGACCAACCTACCTATAAAATATATcttgaggaagcctgaacttttGGGCAGGATGTCCAAATGGTCTGTCCAACTTAGTACCTATGAtattacctttgaacccaggacaacaatcaaatcacaggccttagcagactttgtggctgatttcagccctaacctagaatcGGACCTGACCAAGGAAGTCAATCAATTAGAAAACAAAACCTCAGACTAGCAGTGGACCCTGTTCACAGATGGAGCATCCAATGAAGGGGTATAGGGTTAggattagtactaaaatcgccacaaggggacaccatagctcaggctgtaagttgtgagttcaaagctactaataatgaagctgaatatgaagccctcatagcaggactcaaggtatgtctagacctcggtgttcaaaacctaaagttAAAAACTAATTCACTTTtaatttcaaatcaaataaatGGAATTTATACAGCAAAGGATGAAAAAATGATTTTATACTTGGAATATGCTAAGAAACTTTGCGACAAATTCATTTCATTTGATATTGAGCAAATACAAAGAGACCTAAATtcccaggctgatgctttggccagccttggttcaaatttcacccctgCTATTTTTGATAAAGTACCTATTGTACATTTGCTTGAACTTGCTATCAGCAAGCCTGAGCAAGTCAACCCTATAAACACTGACAATGACTCctggactaaaccttattatgattggttcctgCAAGGTATGCTACCTCAGGGCATGCATGAAACCAGAGCATTTAAAATTAGGGCTTCTACTTATTCCatcatcaataacactttgtTTAAAAGATCTCAGGATGGACCTTACCTATGGTGTCTTGAACCATATGAAGCCAAGTAAGTACTTCAAGAAATTCATGACGAATattgtggcaaccataaaggtggaagaagcttGACAAGCAAGGTACTCAGGACTGGCTATTACTGGCCAACCCTGAGGGCTGACTGTCGAGACTATTGtgcaaaatgcgaagcctgccaaatacATGCTCCAattatccatcaaccatcagagctactacattcaatttctgcaccctggccatttatgaagtggggcatggatatagtaggaaaacttcCAGTAGCCTCAGGCTATAAAGTATTCATGTTAGTCaggactgattacttctccaaatgaaTTGAACAGATTCTTTCAGGCAGGTTACTGAgaaggaagtaatatccttcatcaggacaaatatCATATGCAGGTATGAAGTCCTTTCAGAGATAGTCTGTGACAATGACACTCAGTTCGTCGGAAAAAGAACCAAGGCTTTCTGTGATAAATGGAATATCAACCCGGGGACTTCAACTCCTGGCTACCCAAAAGCAAACggccaggctgaatcaagcaacaaggtagtcatcaACTGCCTGAAAAAGAAGTTAAAGAGTAGACGAGGCAGATGGGTTGAAGAGCTTGCATTAGTGTTATGGGCAGATATGACAACTCCAAAGACGTGAATCGGCCAAACACCATATTCCTTgctgtatggctgtgaagcagtcattcctgcagaagtacATGTGCCAACTtcaagatatagcctgaacaaCGTAAAAGCAAATAACAGCCTGATGTAGGACAACCTCGTCCTATCAAAATAATTGAGAGATGTTGCCAAAATCAGGATAGCATCATATCAACAAACAGTAGCTAGAACCTACAACAAAAATGTGAAAATCAGAGTTtttaaagaaggagacttagttctACGGAAagtattcccaaacaaaaaaagaaaaagcaGCAGGCAAACTAGCCTCTGTATGGGAATACCCATATTTAATAGACTCAATCgtcggacaaggagcatacaggctacAAACCTTAGAGGGAGAAATGATCACAAGGtcttggaatgtaactcatttgaaaCTATTTCATATATAAACATTCAGAATAACGAAGTTATACCCTGTCCTCACAAGGTAAAAATTCAATTCTACTGAtactaatttaatatatttaatcATGCATGTTCTGCCTGTGAAACTGCCTGCCTTATATGTCCAAAATGCGAATTCTATGTGTATCGTGTGTGCAAAACTTATGTGTGTTACCCTGCTCATATATGTCCTGATATAATATTTGAATCCTGAAAAATTATGCATGATCTATTATTACATGAATAAatcttcaggattgagggctactctattaTATCCCACCACTttgctttttattttttatttttcagtACTCTTTATTTTTGTTGCACCCTGTCGTGCCCAAACGAATGTTGGTAACCCACACCAGATACGGCAAATACGGGACCAACCAGGCATGCAATAATTACCTGACCCAACTATTTGCTGCACATCTCTACAACGGCTG is a window encoding:
- the LOC141586313 gene encoding uncharacterized protein LOC141586313, producing MVAALNRFISRSSERCKNFYNLLRKNKQFKWTPEHEEAFQDLKLYLSSPPLLAKPEKGEPLSVYLSVTDTAVSAVLEKKLEGQQHPIYYVSKSLLDAEMRYGYLKTKDEKMILYLEYAKKLCDKFISFDIEQIQRDLNSQADALASLGSNFTPAIFDKVPIVHLLELAISKPEQVNPINTDNDSWTKPYYDWFLQDSFRQVTEKEVISFIRTNIICRYEVLSEIVCDNDTQFVGKRTKAFCDKWNINPGTSTPGYPKANGQAESSNKVVINCLKKKLKSRRGRWVEELALVLWADMTTPKT